One part of the Symphalangus syndactylus isolate Jambi chromosome 1, NHGRI_mSymSyn1-v2.1_pri, whole genome shotgun sequence genome encodes these proteins:
- the XIRP1 gene encoding xin actin-binding repeat-containing protein 1 isoform X1: MADAQTQVVPTPTMRMATAEDLPLPPPPALEDLPLPPPKESFSKFHQQRQASELRRLYRHIHPELRKNLAEAVAEDLAEVLGSEEPTEGEVQCMRWIFENWRLDAIGDHEKPAAKEPVPRGDVQATSRKFEEGSFANSTDQEPTRPQPDGGDVRAARWLFETKPLDELTGQAKELEVNVREPAASGDVQGTRMLFETRPLDRLGSRPSLQEQSPLELRSEIQELKGDVKKTVKLFQTEPLCAIQDAEGAIHEVKAACREEIQSNAVRSARWLFETRPLDAINQDPSQVRVIRGISLEEGARPDVSATRWIFETQPLDAIREILVDEKDFQPSPDLIPPGPDVQQQRHLFETRALDTLKGDEEAGAEAPPKEEVVPGDVRSTLWLFETKPLDAFRDKVQVGHLQRVDPQDGEGHLSSDSSSALPFSQSVPQRDGLKGDVKTFKNLFETLPLDSIGQGEVLAHGSPSREEGTDSAGQAQGVGSPVYAMQDSKGRLHALTSVSREQIVGGDVQGYRWMFETQPLDQLGRSPSTIDVVRGITRQEVVAGDVGTARWLFETQPLEMIHQREQEERQKVEGKTQGDPQPEAPPKGDVQTIRWLFETCPMSELAKKQGSEVTDPTAKAEAQSCTWMFKPQPVDRPVGSREQHLQVSQVPAGERQTDRHVFETEPLQASGRPCGRGPVRYCSRVEIPSGQVSRQKEVFQALEAGKKEEQEPRVIAGSIPAGSVHKFTWLFENCPMGSLAAESIQGGNLLEEQPMSPSGNRMQESQETAAEGTLRTLHATPGILHHGGILMEARGPGELCLAKYVLSGTGQGHPYIRKEELVSGELPRIIRQVLRRPDVDQQGLLVQEDPTGQLQLKPLRLPTPGSSGSIEDLDPELQQLLACGLGASVARTGLVMQETEQGLVALTAYSLQPRLTSKASERSSVQLLASCIDKGDLSGLHSLRWEPPADPSPVPASEGAQSLPPTDSIIRVPPLDPSMGMGHLRASGATPCPPQAIGKAVPLAGEAAAPARMQNTEKQEDSHSGQKGMAVLGKSEGATTTPPGPGAPDLLAAMQSLRMATAEAQSLHQQVLNKHKQGPTPAATSNPIQDGLRKAGATQSNIRPGGGSDPWIPAAPRKVSREEQALPRGLPGGWVTIQDGIYTAHPVRTFDPPGGVQPSQREPQSRHRETALSVQAPRPLQGGPGQSTGPGREEPGGCTQMAWGPPGKAMAEVCPGGLQAAETTLKTAPLDRHTLASGPQAAGASPHPHNAFVPPPPTLPAAVTGPDFPAGAHRDEDSIQQASEPLKDPLLHSHSSPAGQRTPGGSQKKTPKLEPTMPPKEKPQLPPKPAHLTQSHPPQRLPKPLPVSPSFSSEVGQREHQRGERDTAIPQPAKVPTTVGQGHIPLARCPSGHSQPSLQHGLSTTAPRPTKNQAIGSNAQSSEPPKLNALNRDPTSPQWGPGPSGEQPMEGSHQGAPESPDSLQRNQKELQGLLNQVQALEKEAESSVEVQALRRLFEAVPQLGGAAPQAPAAHQKPEASVEQAFGELTRVSTEVAQLKEQTLARLLDIEEAVHKALSSMSSLQPEASARGHFQGPPKDHSAHKISVTVSSSARPSGSGQEVRGQTAVKNQAKVGRHTEAQSQVKIRNHTEARGHTASTSPSTRRQETSREDMCLPRVLPSSRDSPSSPTFISIQSATRKPLETPSFKGNPDVSVKSTQLAQDIGQALLHQKGVQDKTGKKDATQCSVQPEPAPPSASPLPRGWQKSVLELQTGPGSSQHYGAMRTVTEQYEEVDQFGNTVLMSSTTVTEQAEPPRSPGSHLGLHASPLLRQFLHSPAGFSSDLTEAETVQVSCSYSQPAAQ, translated from the coding sequence ATGGCTGATGCCCAGACACAGGTGGTCCCCACACCAACCATGAGGATGGCAACTGCAGAGGAcctgcccctccctccacccccagccctggaggacctgccactgccaccacccaAGGAGTCCTTCTCCAAGTTCCACCAGCAGCGGCAAGCTAGTGAGCTCCGCCGCCTCTACAGGCACATTCACCCTGAGCTCCGCAAGAATCTGGCCGAGGCTGTGGCCGAGGATCTGGCTGAGGTCCTGGGCTCTGAGGAACCCACTGAGGGTGAGGTTCAGTGCATGCGCTGGATCTTTGAGAACTGGAGACTGGATGCCATTGGAGATCACGAGAAGCCAGCTGCCAAGGAGCCCGTGCCACGTGGTGACGTCCAGGCCACCTCCCGCAAGTTTGAGGAAGGCTCCTTTGCCAACAGCACAGACCAGGAGCCAACCAGGCCCCAGCCAGATGGAGGAGACGTTCGTGCAGCCCGCTGGCTATTTGAGACAAAGCCACTGGATGAGCTGACAGGGCAGGCTAAGGAACTGGAGGTCAATGTGAGGGAGCCTGCAGCCAGCGGAGATGTGCAGGGTACCAGGATGCTCTTTGAGACGCGGCCGCTGGACCGCCTGGGCTCCCGCCCCTCCCTGCAGGAGCAGAGCCCCTTGGAACTGCGCTCAGAGATCCAGGAGCTGAAGGGTGACGTGAAAAAGACAGTGAAGCTCTTCCAAACGGAGCCCCTGTGTGCCATCCAGGATGCAGAGGGTGCCATCCATGAGGTCAAGGCCGCATGCCGGGAGGAGATCCAAAGCAACGCGGTGAGGTCTGCCCGCTGGCTCTTTGAGACCCGGCCTCTGGACGCCATCAACCAGGACCCCAGCCAGGTGCGGGTGATCCGGGGGATTTCCCTGGAGGAGGGGGCCCGGCCCGACGTCAGTGCAACTCGCTGGATCTTTGAGACGCAGCCCCTGGATGCCATCCGGGAGATCTTGGTAGATGAGAAGGACTTCCAGCCATCCCCAGACCTTATCCCACCTGGTCCAGATGTTCAGCAGCAGCGGCATCTGTTTGAGACCCGAGCACTGGACACTCTGAAGGGGGACGAAGAGGCTGGAGCAGAGGCCCCACCCAAGGAGGAAGTGGTCCCTGGTGATGTCCGCTCCACCCTGTGGCTATTTGAAACAAAGCCCCTGGATGCTTTCAGAGACAAGGTCCAAGTAGGTCACCTACAGCGAGTGGATCCCCAGGACGGTGAGGGGCATCTATCCAGTGACAGCTCCTCAGCACTGCCCTTCTCTCAGAGTGTCCCCCAGAGGGATGGGCTAAAGGGGGATGTGAAGACTTTTAAGAACCTTTTTGAGACCCTTCCCTTGGACAGCATTGGACAGGGTGAGGTTCTGGCCCATGGGAGTCCAAGCAGAGAAGAAGGAACTGATTCTGCTGGGCAGGCCCAGGGCGTAGGGTCCCCAGTGTATGCCATGCAGGACAGCAAGGGCCGCCTCCATGCCCTGACCTCTGTTAGCAGAGAGCAGATAGTCGGAGGTGATGTGCAGGGCTACAGGTGGATGTTTGAGACACAGCCCCTAGACCAGCTCGGCCGAAGCCCCAGTACCATCGACGTGGTGCGGGGCATCACCCGGCAGGAAGTGGTGGCTGGGGACGTTGGCACTGCTCGGTGGCTTTTTGAGACCCAGCCCCTGGAGATGATCCACCAGCGGGAGCAGGAGGAACGACAGAAAGTAGAAGGGAAGACTCAGGGAGACCCCCAGCCTGAGGCACCCCCAAAGGGCGATGTGCAGACCATCCGATGGTTGTTCGAGACTTGCCCAATGAGTGAGTTGGCCAAAAAGCAGGGGTCAGAGGTCACTGATCCCACAGCCAAGGCTGAGGCACAGTCCTGCACCTGGATGTTCAAGCCCCAACCCGTGGACAGGCCAGTGGGCTCCAGGGAGCAGCACCTGCAGGTTAGCCAGGTCCCAGCTggggaaagacagacagacagacatgtttttgagacggagcctcttCAGGCCTCAGGCCGTCCCTGCGGAAGAGGGCCTGTGAGATACTGCAGCCGTGTGGAGATCCCTTCAGGGCAGGTGTCTCGTCAGAAGGAGGTTTTTCAGGCCCTGGAGGCAGGCAAGAAGGAAGAACAGGAGCCCCGGGTAATCGCTGGGTCCATCCCCGCGGGTTCTGTCCACAAGTTCACTTGGCTTTTCGAGAATTGTCCCATGGGCTCCCTGGCAGCTGAAAGCATCCAAGGGGGCAACCTCCTGGAAGAGCAGCCCATGAGCCCCTCAGGCAACAGGATGCAAGAGAGCCAGGAGACTGCAGCTGAGGGGACCCTGCGGACTCTGCATGCCACACCTGGCATCCTGCACCATGGAGGCATCCTCATGGAGGCCCGAGGGCCAGGAGAGCTCTGTCTTGCCAAGTATGTGCTCTCAGGCACAGGGCAGGGGCACCCCTATATACGAAAGGAGGAGCTGGTGTCAGGTGAACTTCCCAGGATCATCCGCCAAGTCCTGCGCCGGCCAGATGTGGACCAGCAGGGCCTGCTGGTGCAGGAAGACCCAACTGGCCAGCTCCAACTTAAGCCGCTGAGGCTGCCAACTCCAGGCAGCAGTGGGAGTATTGAAGACCTGGACCCCGAGCTCCAGCAGCTGCTGGCTTGCGGTCTTGGGGCTTCCGTGGCAAGGACTGGGCTGGTGATGCAGGAGACAGAGCAGGGCCTGGTCGCACTGACTGCCTACTCTCTGCAGCCCCGGCTAACTAGCAAGGCCTCTGAGAGGAGCAGCGTGCAGCTGTTGGCCAGCTGCATAGACAAAGGAGACCTGAGTGGCCTGCACAGTCTGCGGTGGGAGCCCCCGGCTGACCCGAGTCCAGTGCCAGCCAGCGAGGGGGCCCAGAGCCTGCCCCCAACTGACAGCATCATCCGTGTTCCCCCACTGGACCCCAGCATGGGGATGGGGCATCTGAGAGCCTCAGGGGCCACCCCTTGCCCTCCTCAGGCCATTGGAAAAGCAGTCCCTCTGGCTGGGGAAGCTGCAGCACCAGCCCgaatgcaaaacacagaaaagcaGGAAGACAGTCACTCTGGACAGAAAGGGATGGCAGTCTTGGGAAAGTCAGAAGGAGCCACGACTACGCCTCCGGGGCCTGGGGCCCCAGACCTCCTGGCCGCCATGCAGAGTCTGCGGATGGCAACAGCTGAGGCCCAGAGCCTGCACCAGCAAGTTCTGAACAAGCACAAGCAGGGCCCCACCCCCGCAGCCACTTCCAACCCCATCCAGGACGGTCTTCGGAAAGCTGGGGCTACCCAAAGCAACATCAGGCCTGGGGGTGGAAGTGATCCCTGGATCCCAGCAGCCCCCAGAAAGGTCAGTAGGGAAGAGCAAGCACTACCCAGAGGGCTGCCTGGGGGGTGGGTGACAATTCAGGACGGCATCTATACCGCTCATCCGGTGAGGACCTTTGACCCACCTGGGGGTGTCCAGCCTTCTCAGAGGGAACCCCAATCAAGGCACAGGGAGACTGCCCTCTCAGTCCAGGCTCCCCGCCCACTCCAGGGAGGCCCAGGTCAGAGTACTGGGCCAGGGCGGGAGGAGCCTGGGGGCTGCACACAGATGGCCTGGGGGCCTCCAGGGAAGGCCATGGCAGAAGTCTGCCCAGGGGGCCTCCAAGCTGCAGAGACCACCCTGAAGACTGCCCCTCTAGACCGCCACACTCTGGCCTCTGGGCCCCAAGCTGCAGGTGCCAGCCCACACCCCCATAATGCCTttgttcctcctcctcctactctcCCAGCTGCTGTGACAGGACCTGACTTTCCAGCCGGAGCCCACCGTGACGAGGACTCCATCCAGCAGGCCTCCGAGCCCCTGAAGGACCCCCTTCTTCACTCCCACAGCAGCCCTGCTGGCCAGAGAACCCCTGGAGGGTCACAGAAAAAGACTCCAAAACTGGAGCCCACCATGCCCCCAAAGGAGAAGCCGCAGCTGCCCCCTAAACCTGCACACCTAACCCAGAGCCACCCTCCTCAGAGGCTGCCCAAGCCCTTGCCTGTATCTCCCAGCTTTTCCTCGGAGGTGGGGCAAAGAGAACACCAACGAGGTGAGAGAGATACAGCCATCCCCCAGCCAGCCAAGGTTCCCACCACTGTAGGCCAGGGCCACATACCTCTTGCCAGATGTCCCAGTGGACATAGCCAGCCCAGCTTGCAACATGGCCTCAGCACCACGGCCCCCAGGCCCACCAAGAATCAGGCTATAGGCAGCAATGCCCAGAGCTCTGAGCCCCCCAAGCTCAATGCCCTCAACCGTGATCCCACCTCACCACAGTGGGGCCCTGGCCCCTCAGGAGAGCAGCCCATGGAAGGTTCCCACCAAGGGGCCCCTGAGAGCCCTGACAGTCTGcaaagaaaccaaaaagagcTCCAGGGCCTCCTGAACCAGGTGCAAGCCCTGGAGAAGGAGGCCGAAAGCAGTGTGGAAGTGCAGGCCCTGCGGAGGCTCTTTGAGGCCGTGCCCCAGCTGGGAGGGGCTGCTCCTCAGGCTCCTGCTGCCCACCAAAAGCCCGAGGCCTCAGTGGAGCAGGCCTTTGGGGAGCTGACACGGGTCAGCACGGAAGTTGCTCAACTGAAGGAACAGACCTTGGCAAGGCTGCTGGACATTGAAGAGGCTGTGCACAAGGCACTCAGTTCCATGTCTAGCCTCCAGCCTGAGGCCAGCGCCAGAGGCCATTTCCAGGGACCTCCAAAAGACCACAGTGCCCACAAGATCAGTGTCACAGTCAGCAGTAgcgccaggcccagtggctcaggcCAGGAGGTCAGGGGTCAAACCGCAGTCAAGAACCAAGCCAAGGTTGGACGccacactgaggcccagagtcaAGTCAAGATCAGAAATCACACAGAGGCCAGAGGTCacacagcctcaacttccccttCCACCAGGAGGCAGGAGACATCAAGAGAAGATATGTGCCTCCCTCGGGTCTTACCTTCCAGCCGAGATTCACCCTCCTCCCCAACATTTATCTCCATCCAGTCGGCCACAAGGAAGCCTCTGGAGACTCCCAGCTTTAAGGGCAACCCTGACGTCTCAGTGAAAAGCACACAACTGGCTCAGGACATAGGCCAGGCCCTGCTCCACCAGAAAGGTGTCCAAGACAAAACTGGGAAGAAGGACGCCACCCAGTGCTCTGTGCAACCTGAGCCTGCCCCTCCCTCAGCCAGTCCCCTGCCCAGAGGGTGGCAAAAGAGTGTTCTGGAGCTACAGACTGGGCCAGGGAGCTCACAGCACTACGGAGCCATGAGAACCGTGACTGAGCAGTATGAGGAGGTGGACCAGTTTGGGAACACAGTCCTCATGTCTTCCACCACAGTCACCGAGCAGGCAGAGCCACCCAGGAGCCCAGGCTCCCACCTCGGGCTCCACGCCTCCCCCTTGCTGAGGCAGTTCCTGCACAGCCCAGCTGGGTTCAGCAGTGACCTGACAGAAGCTGAGACAGTGCAGGTGTCCTGCAGCTACTCCCAGCCAGCTGCCCAGTGA
- the XIRP1 gene encoding xin actin-binding repeat-containing protein 1 isoform X2, with translation MADAQTQVVPTPTMRMATAEDLPLPPPPALEDLPLPPPKESFSKFHQQRQASELRRLYRHIHPELRKNLAEAVAEDLAEVLGSEEPTEGEVQCMRWIFENWRLDAIGDHEKPAAKEPVPRGDVQATSRKFEEGSFANSTDQEPTRPQPDGGDVRAARWLFETKPLDELTGQAKELEVNVREPAASGDVQGTRMLFETRPLDRLGSRPSLQEQSPLELRSEIQELKGDVKKTVKLFQTEPLCAIQDAEGAIHEVKAACREEIQSNAVRSARWLFETRPLDAINQDPSQVRVIRGISLEEGARPDVSATRWIFETQPLDAIREILVDEKDFQPSPDLIPPGPDVQQQRHLFETRALDTLKGDEEAGAEAPPKEEVVPGDVRSTLWLFETKPLDAFRDKVQVGHLQRVDPQDGEGHLSSDSSSALPFSQSVPQRDGLKGDVKTFKNLFETLPLDSIGQGEVLAHGSPSREEGTDSAGQAQGVGSPVYAMQDSKGRLHALTSVSREQIVGGDVQGYRWMFETQPLDQLGRSPSTIDVVRGITRQEVVAGDVGTARWLFETQPLEMIHQREQEERQKVEGKTQGDPQPEAPPKGDVQTIRWLFETCPMSELAKKQGSEVTDPTAKAEAQSCTWMFKPQPVDRPVGSREQHLQVSQVPAGERQTDRHVFETEPLQASGRPCGRGPVRYCSRVEIPSGQVSRQKEVFQALEAGKKEEQEPRVIAGSIPAGSVHKFTWLFENCPMGSLAAESIQGGNLLEEQPMSPSGNRMQESQETAAEGTLRTLHATPGILHHGGILMEARGPGELCLAKYVLSGTGQGHPYIRKEELVSGELPRIIRQVLRRPDVDQQGLLVQEDPTGQLQLKPLRLPTPGSSGSIEDLDPELQQLLACGLGASVARTGLVMQETEQGLVALTAYSLQPRLTSKASERSSVQLLASCIDKGDLSGLHSLRWEPPADPSPVPASEGAQSLPPTDSIIRVPPLDPSMGMGHLRASGATPCPPQAIGKAVPLAGEAAAPARMQNTEKQEDSHSGQKGMAVLGKSEGATTTPPGPGAPDLLAAMQSLRMATAEAQSLHQQVLNKHKQGPTPAATSNPIQDGLRKAGATQSNIRPGGGSDPWIPAAPRKLL, from the exons ATGGCTGATGCCCAGACACAGGTGGTCCCCACACCAACCATGAGGATGGCAACTGCAGAGGAcctgcccctccctccacccccagccctggaggacctgccactgccaccacccaAGGAGTCCTTCTCCAAGTTCCACCAGCAGCGGCAAGCTAGTGAGCTCCGCCGCCTCTACAGGCACATTCACCCTGAGCTCCGCAAGAATCTGGCCGAGGCTGTGGCCGAGGATCTGGCTGAGGTCCTGGGCTCTGAGGAACCCACTGAGGGTGAGGTTCAGTGCATGCGCTGGATCTTTGAGAACTGGAGACTGGATGCCATTGGAGATCACGAGAAGCCAGCTGCCAAGGAGCCCGTGCCACGTGGTGACGTCCAGGCCACCTCCCGCAAGTTTGAGGAAGGCTCCTTTGCCAACAGCACAGACCAGGAGCCAACCAGGCCCCAGCCAGATGGAGGAGACGTTCGTGCAGCCCGCTGGCTATTTGAGACAAAGCCACTGGATGAGCTGACAGGGCAGGCTAAGGAACTGGAGGTCAATGTGAGGGAGCCTGCAGCCAGCGGAGATGTGCAGGGTACCAGGATGCTCTTTGAGACGCGGCCGCTGGACCGCCTGGGCTCCCGCCCCTCCCTGCAGGAGCAGAGCCCCTTGGAACTGCGCTCAGAGATCCAGGAGCTGAAGGGTGACGTGAAAAAGACAGTGAAGCTCTTCCAAACGGAGCCCCTGTGTGCCATCCAGGATGCAGAGGGTGCCATCCATGAGGTCAAGGCCGCATGCCGGGAGGAGATCCAAAGCAACGCGGTGAGGTCTGCCCGCTGGCTCTTTGAGACCCGGCCTCTGGACGCCATCAACCAGGACCCCAGCCAGGTGCGGGTGATCCGGGGGATTTCCCTGGAGGAGGGGGCCCGGCCCGACGTCAGTGCAACTCGCTGGATCTTTGAGACGCAGCCCCTGGATGCCATCCGGGAGATCTTGGTAGATGAGAAGGACTTCCAGCCATCCCCAGACCTTATCCCACCTGGTCCAGATGTTCAGCAGCAGCGGCATCTGTTTGAGACCCGAGCACTGGACACTCTGAAGGGGGACGAAGAGGCTGGAGCAGAGGCCCCACCCAAGGAGGAAGTGGTCCCTGGTGATGTCCGCTCCACCCTGTGGCTATTTGAAACAAAGCCCCTGGATGCTTTCAGAGACAAGGTCCAAGTAGGTCACCTACAGCGAGTGGATCCCCAGGACGGTGAGGGGCATCTATCCAGTGACAGCTCCTCAGCACTGCCCTTCTCTCAGAGTGTCCCCCAGAGGGATGGGCTAAAGGGGGATGTGAAGACTTTTAAGAACCTTTTTGAGACCCTTCCCTTGGACAGCATTGGACAGGGTGAGGTTCTGGCCCATGGGAGTCCAAGCAGAGAAGAAGGAACTGATTCTGCTGGGCAGGCCCAGGGCGTAGGGTCCCCAGTGTATGCCATGCAGGACAGCAAGGGCCGCCTCCATGCCCTGACCTCTGTTAGCAGAGAGCAGATAGTCGGAGGTGATGTGCAGGGCTACAGGTGGATGTTTGAGACACAGCCCCTAGACCAGCTCGGCCGAAGCCCCAGTACCATCGACGTGGTGCGGGGCATCACCCGGCAGGAAGTGGTGGCTGGGGACGTTGGCACTGCTCGGTGGCTTTTTGAGACCCAGCCCCTGGAGATGATCCACCAGCGGGAGCAGGAGGAACGACAGAAAGTAGAAGGGAAGACTCAGGGAGACCCCCAGCCTGAGGCACCCCCAAAGGGCGATGTGCAGACCATCCGATGGTTGTTCGAGACTTGCCCAATGAGTGAGTTGGCCAAAAAGCAGGGGTCAGAGGTCACTGATCCCACAGCCAAGGCTGAGGCACAGTCCTGCACCTGGATGTTCAAGCCCCAACCCGTGGACAGGCCAGTGGGCTCCAGGGAGCAGCACCTGCAGGTTAGCCAGGTCCCAGCTggggaaagacagacagacagacatgtttttgagacggagcctcttCAGGCCTCAGGCCGTCCCTGCGGAAGAGGGCCTGTGAGATACTGCAGCCGTGTGGAGATCCCTTCAGGGCAGGTGTCTCGTCAGAAGGAGGTTTTTCAGGCCCTGGAGGCAGGCAAGAAGGAAGAACAGGAGCCCCGGGTAATCGCTGGGTCCATCCCCGCGGGTTCTGTCCACAAGTTCACTTGGCTTTTCGAGAATTGTCCCATGGGCTCCCTGGCAGCTGAAAGCATCCAAGGGGGCAACCTCCTGGAAGAGCAGCCCATGAGCCCCTCAGGCAACAGGATGCAAGAGAGCCAGGAGACTGCAGCTGAGGGGACCCTGCGGACTCTGCATGCCACACCTGGCATCCTGCACCATGGAGGCATCCTCATGGAGGCCCGAGGGCCAGGAGAGCTCTGTCTTGCCAAGTATGTGCTCTCAGGCACAGGGCAGGGGCACCCCTATATACGAAAGGAGGAGCTGGTGTCAGGTGAACTTCCCAGGATCATCCGCCAAGTCCTGCGCCGGCCAGATGTGGACCAGCAGGGCCTGCTGGTGCAGGAAGACCCAACTGGCCAGCTCCAACTTAAGCCGCTGAGGCTGCCAACTCCAGGCAGCAGTGGGAGTATTGAAGACCTGGACCCCGAGCTCCAGCAGCTGCTGGCTTGCGGTCTTGGGGCTTCCGTGGCAAGGACTGGGCTGGTGATGCAGGAGACAGAGCAGGGCCTGGTCGCACTGACTGCCTACTCTCTGCAGCCCCGGCTAACTAGCAAGGCCTCTGAGAGGAGCAGCGTGCAGCTGTTGGCCAGCTGCATAGACAAAGGAGACCTGAGTGGCCTGCACAGTCTGCGGTGGGAGCCCCCGGCTGACCCGAGTCCAGTGCCAGCCAGCGAGGGGGCCCAGAGCCTGCCCCCAACTGACAGCATCATCCGTGTTCCCCCACTGGACCCCAGCATGGGGATGGGGCATCTGAGAGCCTCAGGGGCCACCCCTTGCCCTCCTCAGGCCATTGGAAAAGCAGTCCCTCTGGCTGGGGAAGCTGCAGCACCAGCCCgaatgcaaaacacagaaaagcaGGAAGACAGTCACTCTGGACAGAAAGGGATGGCAGTCTTGGGAAAGTCAGAAGGAGCCACGACTACGCCTCCGGGGCCTGGGGCCCCAGACCTCCTGGCCGCCATGCAGAGTCTGCGGATGGCAACAGCTGAGGCCCAGAGCCTGCACCAGCAAGTTCTGAACAAGCACAAGCAGGGCCCCACCCCCGCAGCCACTTCCAACCCCATCCAGGACGGTCTTCGGAAAGCTGGGGCTACCCAAAGCAACATCAGGCCTGGGGGTGGAAGTGATCCCTGGATCCCAGCAGCCCCCAGAAAG CTGCTGTGA